Genomic window (Primulina eburnea isolate SZY01 chromosome 8, ASM2296580v1, whole genome shotgun sequence):
GAATACATAAAAGTTGATTGTTCTTGGGAttggtttttttgtttttgtttgtctttctttttttaaaaaaaaaaagcagcGCTGGTTATGAAGTTCTACTGTTTTAGGGCGACTGAAGAAGACTTTAGGTGAGATGTTTTATAAAATACTAGTACAACGACGCACGCGTTGCGTGCTTGTACaatatgtttttataatttatttgatttatatttaaatgaggatcaaaatatttttatagaaATAATGAGTGGctacattataattttgatatatgaactaaaaataaattaaaaaagaataaaaagacccaagcaaaaattgaacctacaacctcatgattaagaaacataggctttatccactaaactacatgtgacttgtttttattttttaacactttattaatatatatagagaGTGGGGGTGAAGGGTATTttagattttttaaaaacagaccaaggaagttactctaacctactcagccttaataaataataataagagaTTTTGATAACtaatttgaataattatttaagctttttttttcaaaacttaTAAATCTTATAATAATTTTGACGATTATGGCTTACATTATTATCTTATATTCTGCCTTATCATTTTGCTATAACATCGTTATTATAAGGATCAAAAGCTTACCCCTAGCCCTAAACCTACAGTTATTAATCAACATGCAACTTATTTCTTTATACTTGTGGCAGCATAGGGTGCACCTATTTGAGTACTAATGGGTATGTTTGTTAGGGCCATTAGTCCGAGGATGTGTATGTCTATCTGCTGGTGTTGTTTCATATCTCTTGGAGATCAGTCTTATCAATTTCCTACCGTTGACGTTGTCCTCAatagaaataatattattttttaagatcTAGTGTCACTCTTTTATGGCTCATCTAACCAATAGATCAAGCGGCGCAACGTCAGCAGCTCCGCTTGACGCATGAGAACTTTTTAGAAGGTTGTTCATCTAATACTACTCTCATTCATGCACACTTAACCCAACAATCATCTTTTTAGGCATTGTGATATATATTAGGTAGGAAGATTGATTTTCAAAATATAGATTACAGAAACAAATccaaattataaaattatataaaccATGTGATAAACTTTTTAATTAACTTTTTCAATAACCCCAAAAAACTAGTTTTAATTATGTATTGAAAAATGGCCCCAATACGTCTAGTTTTCAGATGCACTTCAACGTCAAATCAATAAATTTTGAAAAGTTGAACGTTCCTTTCCTTTCATTGTTGATATAAAAGCATGCAGCCAATTTTGAAGTGCGTGAAAAGTCAATGTTTAACGaataattgatttttattttggtCTCCACAAATTCTCGAAATTTTAGCAATCCAAAAGTTACAAGTTTAATCTACATATATAAACCTTTCAATCAAACAATATTTCTTATAAGTTAAGGTGTCAAACGAATTGTATGTTTATAAATTTGGTATTTTTCCGAGAATTTAACATAAGATGTGATGGATTACGTTTGACAAAAATATAAAAGCCATATATACTAAAgtcatatattatttttgacATCACATCAACAATTAGATcaaaaaattcttaaattaaaagtaaaatgatccaaaattaacaaaataatcaaaaaaataattttctcccACGTAAATTACGTTGCAATACACTATGTTAGTGAGTTGATGTCTAATATATCATTTGTGCTTAATACGGAAAACGAACTATTTATAAAATCGGAAAAAAAAACAGATAATGTTACTCATGTTCCATCGTTATGTGTTGAACTGTCTATAATTAAGCCACCCGTTCTGctcataattgggtcatttgtaaactccacattccagatgttcattcttaGGCGTAAAAAGGGTGTAGTTAGTtctcccacatcggttggataaattacctgggagttgtatatatggtcttAGACAATCCTCCCCGcttgagctagcttttagagttgagttgagtcCAAGTTCCAATATAACAACAATTAATATATAACATCGTATTTTGATCATTCCCACCAACAAATTCAATTGAGCTAATCGATTCATTTTAATGTCGATAAATCTAATACAGATTGGCAAACCTTGAAGACTACGAAGGCGGCTTCGAAATGTCGGAGATTGACCAAATCTTCTTCAACATTGAGCACAACTATGAGAAATGGACTACAAGTTTTGCTTCTCTTGTGGTGGATTCAACTGATCCTCTTTCCACGCAAAAATTTGAACACTGTCTGAAAAGGATGAGACCTGAAGTTGCATTGCCTTTGGCCAAGACTGTCTTCTTAGGTGATTACAGGGATATCCTTGACAAAGTGATCGTTCCATGTGACATCATCCAAACAAGAAACGACATCGTCGTTCCAAACTCGGTCACCGAGTTCATGAACAGTAAAATTAAGGGAAAACACGAGGTACATATCATCGACACGGACGGTCATTTCCCTCAACTCACCGCGCCCCTCGAGTTCCTCGAGGTGTTCGATAGGATCATGGATTTTTGATTATCATGATGTCTTATGTTCGTAGTCTCTAAGGTACTAGTGTTCTGTTTCTCGTTTCTTGATTTTGTTTCAGGTTTTAAGTTGTTCTGGTATGCTATTGTAACATATATATGAATGCAGAGTGCGTTTGCTTATTGGAAACCATTGATTGTGTATATGGTTTTTGAAGGAGCACTATAGTTGAATGGCTTGAGAGTATcgcctttttatttttttactaagCATTAGTATCTaggggtgtgtttggttgagtggattaaataaggatagattaatagtcaaatatttatcgttaaaattttaagatgttttaataatcattttgacccgattcaatatccaattttattaatcaaatacttatccataaaattggatcttaaaccgggtcaaaatgattattaaaacaacttaaaattttaacgataaatatttgactattaatctatccttatttaatccactcaaccaaacacacccctAGTGTATACAATGAAAAATAAGAAATCGAAAGCTACAGAGACAACAGACGCTCTCAACGGCGAGGCACCACTCTGGAGTAGATCCTAAAGAGACCACTTTGTCACGAATTTATCTTGAATCGCGATCTTTTGGCTCAACTTTATCCAAGATTTGCCGAATAGTATATTTCTTTATTCGAGTCCTTTTAATTATATTTCAACTGCTTTCACAATTCATAATAGGCACAGACTAACACATCATGGGGACTCAACTTGTGCAGAAAGGAGTACAAGTTATCTGGTTTGAGACCTTACAGCTCTCTCTTCGAAAACGAATTTCGCTTCGAAAGCTCGATACATCCTCATGACCACCGAACTGATCTATTAGATGATCAGGCAGGCGGGCAGTGCAAACATGCTAAAGAAACTATCAACGCGAATCCGAACCATTCGCTGATCCTGTAAAAGGAGATGCTATATACATGTATTGTAACTAAGAATAACAACGAACAAGGCTCTTAGTACCACAGATGGAGGGAC
Coding sequences:
- the LOC140839623 gene encoding strigolactone esterase D14-like, whose product is MVIQEYLPTAMNAKMVGSGEHTVVLAHGYGADHSVWDKILPHLAQNYRVLVFDWCFSGAAKDPNLYDSIRYGSYDDFADDLIGLVDEMELKTTVFIGHSMSGMVGCIASIKRPDLFQRLLLVGATPRLANLEDYEGGFEMSEIDQIFFNIEHNYEKWTTSFASLVVDSTDPLSTQKFEHCLKRMRPEVALPLAKTVFLGDYRDILDKVIVPCDIIQTRNDIVVPNSVTEFMNSKIKGKHEVHIIDTDGHFPQLTAPLEFLEVFDRIMDF